DNA from Coriobacteriaceae bacterium:
AACCCCGATGCTCCCACCATTGTCTTGCTGCTGGCAAAGGGTGACGAGGAGCTCATGCACGTGGGCGACGAGTTCGTGCCCATCGAGAGCGACCTTTCGCTGGCCAATCGCCTGATCGATGTTGCCCAGTTTGACTAATGAACCATGATGGCGGCGGCGTCCTGAGTGCGCTGTCGCCATAAGCGTGTTCCCTCAATCAAAACATGCCGTCCAAGTCCAAACCCTTCTACGTAAACGGAGTAACCATGTCCCACAATACCCTGCCGACCGTCGCCGAGCTTTCGGGCGAGATGCGCGAGCGCTTGGCCAAGGTCAAGTACGTCTTTACCGACCTGGATGCCACGATGCTTGCACCCGGCTCGTGCGTGCTGCGCGACAACGACGGCAACCCCTCGACCAAACTCGTCGAGGCCGTCGTGGCGCTCGCTCGCGCTGGTATTCAGGTGGTTCCCACCTCGGGCCGCAACCGTACCATGATCCACGAGGACGCGCGCGTGCTCGGCCTCAACTCCTACATTGGCGAGATGGGCGGTCTGGTTATGTACGACCTCAAAGCCAACGATTGGGAGTATCTGACCGGCGACATGCCCTACGACTCCTCTTGCGGCCTCACGCCGCACCAGGTGATCGAGCAGACCGGCGTGTGCGAGAAGATCCTCGCCCGCTGGCCGCACAAGATCGAGTATCACAACGACATGTCGACCGGCTACAAATACCGTGAGGTCACCGTCGGCATGCGCGGCGATGTGCCCGACGATGAGGTTCAGGCCATCCTGGACGAGGCCGGCTGCGGTCTGATCTGGGCTTGCAACGGCCATCTGACTCACCTGTCCAAGCCGACGACGCTCGAGCTCGATCGCGTCGAGGACGGTCGCGCATTCAACATCAACCCCGCGGGTCTCAACAAGGGCGTTGCCATCGCGCGCTTCTGCGAGCACCTGGGGATCGAGCGCGAGGAGACGCTCGCGCTCGGCGATTCCGAGTCCGACTTCTACATGGCCGATCACGTGGGCACGTTCTGCCTGGTCGAGAATGGCCTGACGAGCGCCGGCGCGCCCGAGTTCCTGGCTGCTTGCGAGAACGCTTTCGTTACGCGCGGCAAAATTGTCGATGGTTGGGCGGCGACGGCAGAGCTGCTGGTCGCGGCGCGTTCGTAGCGCGGCGTCGCCGCACTTGGACATGTCTTTTCGAGAGAGACTGGTGAGGTAATGTCCGATATCGAGAATTCGGCAGGTGACACGCGCCCGATTGGCGTGTTCGATTCTGGGTTGGGCGGTCTGACGGTTGCGCGCGCGATTGCGACGGCGTTGCCGCACGAGTCCGTCTACTACTTTGGCGACACCAAGCGCTGCCCCTACGGCACCCGTACCGAGGATGAGGTGCGCTCGTTTGCGTTGCAGGCGGGTCGTTGGCTTTCGAAGCATGACGTCAAGATTATGGTCATCGCCTGCAACACGGCGACCGCTGCGGCCTTGCGTCTGGCCCAGCAGGTGCTCGACGTTCCCGTGATCGGTGTGATCGCGCCGGGTGCCCGTGCGGCAATCAACAGCACGCGTACGCGTCGCGTGGGCGTGCTCGCCACCAACCTCACTATTCGCTCGGGCGCCTACACGCGCGCCATTCAGGACCTGGATGCCGGCGTCGATGTATACGGCTGTCCTGCCTCGAGCTTTGTCGAGGTTGTCGAACACGAGCTCGCCTCGGGTGCACATCTGCAGGAACAGTGGCTTGAGAACGAGGACATCTTCGATACGCCTGCCGTGCGTGCGCTGGTGGGTGCCACGGTTGAGCCGCTGCGCGACCACGGTATCGATACCGTGGTGCTCGGCTGTACGCATTTCCCGCTGTTGGTGGGACCTATCCGGCATGCGCTGGGGCCTGGGGTGCGCGTCGTGAGTTCCGCCGAGGAGACCACACGCGAGCTGACCGATATCCTCACGCGCCGCGAGCAGCTGGCGGGCGACGCCGCCGAGCCGCAGCATCGTTTTGCCACGACGGCCGATAACATTGCCGAGTTTGCGGTGGCGGACAGCTTTATCTTTGGTCAGCCGCTCAAGAGCATCGAACATATCGATATCGATGAGCTGAAATAGATGTAAGGCAGCCGCCAAAGCCTTCGCCACATATTTTGCCGAAAGGATATTTCTATGGAGTACATGCAGGTCAACCGCGCCAACGGCCGCGCCGCCAACGAGTTGCGCCCCGTTAAGCTCACCCGTGGCGTCATGAAGCACGCCCACGGCTCGTGTTTGGCCGAGTTCGGTGACACGCGCGTGCTGTGCGCCGCCACTATCGAGGAGGGCGTGCCGGGCTGGCGAAAGGGAGCTAAGGCCGGCTGGGTGACCGCGGAATACGCCATGCTGCCGGCGTCGACCGGCAAGCGCTGCAAGCGCGAGCACGCCAACCGCAAGGGTCGCTCCATGGAGATCGAGCGCCTCATTGGCCGCAGCCTGCGTACCGTCGTCAACATGAAGGCGCTCGGCGAGTACACCGTCACCGTCGACTGCGATGTGATTCAGGCCGATGGCGGCACGCGTACAGCGAGCATCACCGGCGCCTGGGTGGCGCTGCACGACGCCCTCGCCATGTGGGTCGAGGCGGGCAAGATCGAGCGCATCCCGCTTACCGGCCAGGTGGCTGCCATCTCTATGGGCGTTGTCGACGGCAATACGCTGCTTGACCTCGATTATTCCGAGGACAGTCATGCCGAGGTCGACATGAACCTCGTCGCCACCGATACCGGTGAGATGATCGAGCTCCAGGGCACCGGCGAGCAGGCGCCCTTCGACCGCAAACGCCTCAACGCCCTGCTTGACCTGGGTGACAAGGGTGTCGCCGAGCTCATCGAGCTTCAGCGCCAAGCCATCGCCTAACCTGCCAAAAAGGGACAGGTTTATTTTGGTAGGTTTTATCTGCTGAAATGCTGCGTTGAAAGGTCCGATCGCCTGAGAGGGGAGAGGTCAAGTGCCCAAACGCCCCTCACGCGGCTTGCTATAGAGACAAGGAGGCCAGTCATGGCACTTGAGAAGATTGACATCGACACCCTCGACCCGGCGGCGACCATCGTCGTGGCAACGGGCAACGCCCATAAGCTCACCGAGATCGAGGCCATTTTGGGCAAGGTCATGCCCGAGGTGCGCTTTGTGGCGCTCGGCCAGCTGGGTGATTTTGAGGATCCCGAGGAAAACGGCACGACGTTTTTGGAGAACGCCATCATCAAGGCCCAAGCCGCGGTTGAGGAGACGGGCCTTATGGCCATTGCCGACGATTCGGGCTTGGTCGTCGACGCGCTGGACGGTGAGCCCGGTGTGTATAGCGCGCGCTATGCGGGCGTGCACGGCGACGATGCCGCCAACAACGCCAAGCTTCTCGTTAACCTGGAAGGCGTGGCAGATGAGGACCGCACCGCGCGCTTTATGAGCGTCGTCGCGCTCATCGACACGGACGGTCTGGTTACCTATGGCGAGGGCGCCTGCGAGGGCGTTATCGCGCACGAGGGCCGCGGCGATCACGGCTTTGGCTACGACCCGCTGTTCCTGCCGGTCGACACGCCGGGCAAGACCATGGCCGAGCTGACGGCGGACGAGAAGAACGCCATCAGCCATCGATTCCATGCGCTCGAGCACCTATCCGCCAAACTGACGGGCGAGGAGTAGGCCGTGCGTGCGGTGGTGCAGCGCGTACTCAACGCCGGCGTGACGGTCGACGGCGAGTGCGTGGGCCGCATTGGACGCGGCTACCTGGTGCTGCTGGGTGTGGGCCATGGCGATACGCGTGCCGAGGCCGATAAGCTGTGGGGCAAGCTCCGCGGGCTGCGCATCAACGAGGACGAGAACGGCAAGACCAACTTGGCGCTTGCCGATGTCGACGGTGAGGTGCTCGTGGTGTCGCAGTTCACGCTGTTCGCTGACTGCCGCCACGGTCGCCGCCCATCGTTTACGGATGCCGGCGCGCCCGATGTTGCCAACGAGCTCTACGAGTACTTCCTGACGCTCGTTCGCCAAGATGTCGAACACGTGGCGCACGGCATTTTTGGCGCCGATATGAAAGTCGACTTGGTCAACGACGGCCCATTCACCATCGTCTTGGACACCGATAACCTTTAGGTTACGCGGTTTTACCAAACCGCGTAACAACTGGTCATGCGAGATTGTCGTCTGGTACGTATTCGAGACCGGGCTTTTTTAGCTACTTGCGTATGGCCACAACAGGGTGCTATAGTATTAGAGTTTTGTCTATCTTAGGGGTATTATCCCCTTTTTGAATTGCACCTTCTGGAGGCCCTGTTCATGGAAGAGATGGAAGTCAATCACGTCGACGACATCCACGAGAAGCTGACCGATATGGTGGGCGATCGCGTCAAGGTTAAGGCCAACATGGGCCGTACCCGCGTCGTCGAGCGCATGGGCACCATCAAGAGCGTCCACCCGGCCGTCTTCATTGTCGAGGTTGACGAGCGTCGTGGCCGCAAGTCGCGTCAGTCCTACCAGTATATCGATGTGCTCACCGGTCAGGTCGAGCTGTTCGACCCCGAGAGCGGCGAGCATATCTTTACCCCGCTCGGCAATCAGCTCGAGGAGCATTAACGGTGACCGATCGGTCCCTGACTCTTTCCGCGCCGGCAAAGATTAACCTCTACCTGGGGGTTCATACCGAGCGCGATGACCGCGGCTACCACAGGGTCGATTCCCTGATGGCGGCCGTCGGTCTTTCCGATACCGTGACGGTCACGCCGGCGCAGGCGCTGACCGTCCAGACGGTTCCGGCATCAGATTTTCCCATGCAAAAGAATACGGCGTATCGGGTTGCGGTTGCTATGGCCGAGCATTATGGTCGCGAGGCAAACATCTGCGTGACGATTGAGAAGCGCATTCCATTGTGCGCCGGCTTGGGCGGCCCCTCGACGGATGCGGCCGCGGTCATTGTCGCCTTGGCAGAGCTCTGGGGCATTGATCGCACCGACCCAGCGCTCGACGATATTGCGCGGGGCATTGGTGCTGACGTCCCGTTCTTTTTGCACGCGAGTCCTGCGTTCTACGTAGGTGGGGGAGACGTGCTGGCAACTGAGTACCCCGCGCTGCCCGCGACGCCCGTCGTGCTGGTCAAGCCGCGCGAGGCAAGCGTTTCGACAATTGAAGCCTATCGACGTTTTGACGAGGCCCCGGTGCCTGCGGACAAGCCCGGCGCGATAGCTTCTGCCTTGCGTGCTGGTGATGCCGAGACGGCATATGCACTTATCCATAACAATCTGGGTGTCATTTCCGCACAGATGGAGTCGCAGATTCAAACGGTCCTCGACTGGCTGCGTAAACAGGACGGAACCGTTGCTGTAGATGTGTGCGGATCGGGTGCCTGCTCGTTTGCCATTTGCGACACCGCTGCCACGGTCGAAAGGCTTGCCGATGCTGCCCAGCAAAATGGCTGGTGGGCCTGCGCGACTGAGTTTATTCCCAACACGGTTCAAATCGACGCGCCAAAGAAATAAAAATTTCTCTAGCACGCGGCGAAAATCTTTGTTACTATAGTCGAGCTAACGGGTTGTGGCTCAGTTTGGTAGAGCACTGCGTTCGGGACGCAGGGGTCGCTGGTTCAAATCCAGTCAACCCGACCAGAGCATGAGGAGGGACCGCTTCTTGCGGTCCCTTTTTTTAGCTAGTGTTGTGATACCGCGATACCCGCGGTATACTCATTCGAGCTTGTCTCGCTGTATTGTGGAGGTCTACATGTTTGGACTGAGGGCTCCTGAGCTCATCATTATTCTCGTCGTTGTCCTGATTATCTTCGGGCCCAAGAACCTGCCGAAGCTCGGCAAGTCCCTCGGCTCTACCGTCAAGAATATCCGCGAGGGTATGGAGGGCGACGATAAGGCCGAGACCAAGCAGGCCGAGGAGGTCGTGGTCGAGCAGTCCGAGGAGGACAAGGAGATCGCTGAGCTCGAGGCCAAGCTCGCTGCTGCCAAGAAGAAGCAGGCAGAGGACAGCGACGCGGACGCAGAGTAGTCCCATCCCTTTGGGGTGAGCACCTGACCGGCTTGCCCGCAGGCTAGCCGGTCTTTTTCGTTTTGTTGACAGTTGATTGTTTGATCAGAGTTGGGGAGATATCCGTATGGACGCAAGCCAGATCGTACTGACCGCTGAGGGCCGCCAGAAGCTCGTCGAGGAGCTCGCCTGGCGTGAGGGCGATTACGCCAAGGAGATCGTCGAGGACATCAAGGAAGCCCGCGCGTTCGGCGACCTTTCGGAGAACTCCGAGTACGATGCCGCCAAGGACAAGCAGGCCCAGAATGCTGCTCGTATCGCCGAGATCCAGGCCATTCTTGCCAACGCTCAGGTTGCTGCCACCACGGGCGATCTGACCGTCTCCATCGGTTCCACCGTTTCGCTGATTGATCCCAACGGCGAGGTCATGGAAGTCACGCTCGTTGGTACCACCGAGACCAACTCGCTCGAGCACAAGATCTCCAACGAGTCTCCGGTCGGTCACGCCATCATCGGTCACGGCGAGGGTGATTCCGTCGAGGTCGTTACGCCTTCCGGCAAGACTCGCGTCTACACCATCGCCAAGATCGCACGCTAGACCACGGTCCCGCGTAAAGGTATGTTTTCGCTCCCTGGGACCGAATCCTGGGGAGCGTTTTAGTTTGAGGAGCTAACTTATGGCAGAGAACCAGAACGCCGCCGATCAGGCATCGACGCTCAACGACGAGCGCGCCACCCGCCTGGCCAAGCGCGCCGCCCTGTTCGAGGCGGGCCAGAACCCCTATCCCGAGCACTCTGAGCTTGAGGACTACGTCGCCGATATCGAGGCTAAGTACGCCGAGCTTGCCGATGGCGAGGACACCGAGGACGTCGTGAAGATCGCCGGCCGCGTGGTCGCCAAGCGCGGTCAGGGCAAGATCATGTTCATCGTCGTGCGCGATGCGACTGCCGAGATTCAGCTGTTCTGCCGCATCAACGACATGGACGAGGCCGCCTGGAATACGCTCAAGGCCCTCGACCTGGGCGACATCCTGGGCGTGACCGGCGTGGTCGTGCGCACCCAGCGCGGCCAGCTTTCCGTTGCCCCTAAGAGCGCGACCCTGCTTTCCAAGGCCGTTCGTCCGCTGCCCGAGAAGTTCCACGGTCTTTCCGACAAGGAGACCCGCTATCGCCAGCGCTATGTCGATCTGATCGCCAACGACGACGTTCGCGAGACCTTCCGTAAGCGTTCGCAGATTCTCTCTACCTTCCGTCGCTTTATGGAGTCCGACGGTTACATGGAGGTCGAGACCCCCATCCTGCAGACCATCCAGGGCGGCGCTACCGCCAAGCCGTTCATTACCCACTTCAACGCGCTCGATCAGGAGTGCTACCTGCGTATTGCCACCGAGCTGCACCTCAAGCGCTGCATCGTCGGTGGTTTTGAGCGCGTGTTCGAGATCGGCCGCATCTTCCGTAACGAGGGCATGGACCTTACCCACAACCCCGAGTTCACCACGATGGAGGCCTACCGTGCCTTCTCAGACCTCGAGGGCATGAAGGCGCTCGCCCAGGGTGTCATTAAGGCGGCTAACAAGGCCATCGGCAACCCCGAGGTCATCGAGTACCAGGGCCAGACCATCGACCTTTCTGGTGAGTGGGCCAGCCGTCCCATGACCGACATCGTCTCCGACGTGCTCGGCAAGCAGGTCACCATCGACACGCCGGTCGAGGAGCTTGCTGCCGCCGCGCGCGAGAAGGGCCTGGAGATCAAGCCCGAGTGGACTGCCGGCAAGATCATCGCCGAGATTTACGATGAGCTGGGCGAGGACACCATCGTCAACCCGACCTTCGTGTGCGATTACCCCATCGAGGTCAGCCCGCTTGCCAAGCGTTTTGAGGACGACCCGCGCCTGACGCACCGCTTTGAGCTGGTTATTGCCGGTCACGAGTACGCCAACGCGTTCTCCGAGCTCAACGACCCGGTCGACCAGGCCGAGCGCTTTGCCGCCCAGATGGCCGAGAAGGCCGGCGGTGACGACGAGGCCATGGAGTATGACGAGGATTACGTGCGCGCCCTCGAGTACGGTATGCCTCCCGCGGGCGGCATCGGCATCGGTATCGACCGCGTGGTCATGCTGCTCACCAACCAGGCTTCTATCCGCGACGTGCTGCTGTTCCCGCACATGAAGCCCGAGAAGGGTTTCCAGTCCGGTGCCGCTGCCGCCAAGGCTGCCGAGGCCGGCAACGCCGCGAGCCCGTTCGTTAAGTCGCTTAAGCCCACGCTCGATTACTCCAAGATCGCCGTTGAGCCGCTGTTTGAGGAGTTCGTCGACTTTGATACCTTCTCCAAGAGCGACTTCCGCGCTGTGAAGGTCAAGGCATGCGAGGCCGTCAAGAAGTCCAAGAAGCTGCTGAACTTTACGCTCGACGACGGCACCGGCACCGACCGCACCATCCTCTCCGGTATTCACGAGTACTACGAGCCCGAGGACCTGGTCGGTAAGACCCTGCTCGCCATCACCAATCTGCCTCCGCGCAAGATGATGGGCATCCCCAGCTGCGGCATGCTGATCAGCGCTGTCCACGAGGAGGAGGGCGAGGAGCGCCTCAACCTGATCCAGCTCGATGCTTCCATCCCCGCCGGCGCAAAGATGTACTAACTAGTTACGCGGTTCTACGAACCGCGTAACGGCTCGACGCTGCGCGACGTCCAGGGCGACAATTTGTCATTCAAAAGGCAAGGCATGACCAGAAGGTCTATGCCTTGCCTTTTTCATGCCAACTTGTTCGCCCTGGACGTCGCTCGCTGTCCGTCCTCTACCTGCGGCGTTGCTCTGGCTGGCACTTAGGGACGTTCCTCTTGTGCCGGCACTTAGGGACGTTCCTTTTAATATGAGCAGGACATTGTCAAGAGGCAAAATCGGGCCTGGCCCCAACGATATGGGGTCAGGCCCTCTCCCTATATCAACCCGTCCGCGGCGACCTCGGCGTGTCTTCCCGACGCTCGTCTTTGCAGTTTAATATCCGCCCGTGGCGATCTCTCGCTGGGCAATCCGTTGCTACGGCTGAGGCTTCTTCGTCGAACCGACAGTCTGTGCACGCGTGTGGCGCCCTGGGCGCTCGCAGAAAAGGGACCTGAGGTTCGCCTCAACGGCTTCGGATCCAACCGCTTCCGGGGTGATCGGCTTATGTGCGGGGGAGCCTCCCCCTACGCCTCCTCGGCCATGAGACCGACCGCCCACACCCAGCAGGCGAGCTCGCGCGCCGTGGCGACGTTCGCCTTGTTGTTGTGGACCCCGCGCGCGAGCAGGGCCCCGCGCCTCTCGACCAGCCTCCGCACGCCCTTGGCGGCATGCCTGCGGGCGCCCGGGTCCGGGGCCTGGCCCCTGGCGGGCTCCTTCGGCCGCGCGGAGCACGTCAGGTAGTGCCACGCGGCCTCGACCAGCGCCTTCCTCAGGTGCTTGTTGCCCGCCTTGGTGATCGCGCCCCTGCGGTCGCTCTCCCCGCTGGAGTGCTCGGAGGGCGTCAAGCCGACCCATGCGGCGAACGACCGGGCATTCCTGAACCTCGAGAACTCGCCGGCCTCGAACACGAGGTCGGCGGCCGTCGCGGTGTCGACGCCCTTGAGGCAGCGCAGGGAGTCGACCCTCTTCCTCCACCTGGGCTTGCGGGTCTCGGCCTCGACGAGCCCCTCGAGCCGCGCCTTGTCCTCCGCCGCCCGCCTGACCGCGTCGACGTAGTAGGCGAGCGCCTCGTTGTCGGCCCCCTCCGCGAACCTTATCGACTCGATCCAGGACCAGTGCGCCCGGGTCCAGTTGCCCTTCCTGCGGCCGGTGGGCGTCCTCTCGTCGAAGACGAGCCCGTGCCTGAGCAGGAACTTGGAGAGCCGCTGCTTCGAGCGCGAGAGGTCGTCCCTCGCGTCCTCGAGCGCCCTAGTCAGGTCGCGGGCGGCCTCGCACTCGTCGTCGGGGACCCACACCTCGACCACGTTGCCGACCGACAGCATGCGGGCGAGGAACTCGGCGTCGTTGCGGTCGTTCTTCCTGCGCCTGTCCGCGCTGGGCTTGATCATCTTCGAGACGGCGCCGACCACGCAGTCGACCCCAAGGCCGGAGAGCCTCTTCTGCAGGTCGAATCCCGTGACCCCGGACTCGTACACGCACCTGGCCTTAGGGTCCACGGAGCGGACCCACCCCGCGACGGCGCCGGCGTCGTAGCCGAAGGTCGCGCAGCGCACCTCCCCGGTCATGACGTCGAGGGAGACGGCCTTTATCGAACGGGCGTGGACGTCGAGGCCGACGAAGGTGGTAGTATCGAGCATGGGAGCCCCTTCCATGAATGCGGCGTGGCCGCCGCGGCTGAATTAGACACTCACCATTGTCGGCCTAATCCGCGGTCTTTCATGCAGCAGGGGCTCTCAATGTTTTTATGTCCTGCTCATATCGTCTGTGCCGGCACTTGGGGACAGTCCTAGTCGTTGGGGATCTACCGACGCATTGGGGGTTTGCGCCTTCCATGCATGACAGCCGTCTCTTTTATGTTTCCTTTAGCCGTCGCTGTCTAGGATGGGGGTTAGTCGATAGGAAGGGAGCACCGGGATGGACGACGCGAGCGAGTGCGCAATCGAAGAGGACATGCTCGATCAGTTCAACTACTTTGATGATGAGGACGAGGAGCTGATCGACCGTCGCGAGCCAGCGCCGCTTGATTCCTTTGATCTGGTCGATGAAGAGCCCGACGAGGACGAGGGCGAATCGGCGGAGCCCTCACAGCCTTCGCGCCTTAACTCGCTGCTTTCGAGAGCCCCCATGCACCACGGCGTTCGTGCCGGCGCGCTCCATATGAAAACTGACTGGCACCAGATCGTGACGGCAGGCGATGAGCTTGCCGTCGATGCGCCGCTCACCGATAAATCATCCATCATCTGCCGCACCGGCATGCTTATGCTGGCAAGCGGAACGGGTGCCTGGCGCGTGCGCGATACCATGAATCGTGTTGCCGCCGTACTCGGTGTCACCATCCACGTTGACTTAAGTCTTCTGTCGTTTGAGTGCACCTGCATCGAAGATGGTCACTGCTTTAATGAGGTCGTCAGCTTGCCCACAACGGGCGTCAATACCCATCGCATTTGGATGATGGAGAGTTTCCTCAAGGAAATCGAGACCTATGGTCGTCGCTTCACGGTGCACGAGTATCACGAGATGCTCAAGACCGTTGAGAGTTCAAAACCTGATTACGCGCCTTGGCAACAGGGCCTTGCGGCGGCCTGCGCCTGTGGCGCCTTCGTTTTTTTGCTCGGCGGCGGCCCTATCGAGATGGCCTGCGCGTTCGTGGGCGCGGGTGTCGGCAACTTTGCCCGCTCCCATATTCTCAAGCAAGGCCTTGGTCAGTTCAGCGCGCTGACGACCGGCGTTGCGCTCGCTTGCGTTTCGTATCTGCTGGCATTGCTCGGCCTTGGCCAGGTCATACCGGGGGCAATGTCGCACCAAGAAGGCTATATCGGCGCCATGCTCTTTGTGATTCCCGGCTTTCCGCTCATTACGGCGGGCCTCGACATCGCCAAGCTCGACATGCGAAGCGGTATCGAGCGCCTTTCATATGCCGTATCGATTATTGTGATGGCGACGCTCGTAGGTTGGATGGTTGCCGAGTGTGTTGGCCTGGCGCCGGACGACTTTGCCCCACTGGGCCTTTCGCCGCTTGCCCTTACGCTCCTGCGCGTGGTGATGAGCTTCGTTGGCGTATTCGGCTTCTCGGTGATGTTCAACAGCCCGGTAAAGATGGCCGCGGCAGCTGGGTTGATCGGCGCCGTGTCCAATACCCTGCGTCTGACCCTTGTCGATGCGCCGACGATGATTCCCTTCCTGGGCCTCAGCACGGGAATGCCTCCCGAGGCAGCAGCGTTTATCGGCGCGCTGGTATCGGGTCTGCTGGCAAGCTTGGCCGAAGTCAAGCTCACCTACCCGCGCATCGCCCTCACGGTGCCTTCGATTGTCATTATGGTGCCGGGCTTGTATCTGTATCGCTCGATGTATTACATGTGCACCTTCGACACGGTCAATATGCTCGGCTGGTTTGTGCGCGCAGTGCTCATCGTAGCGTTTCTGCCCGTTGGACTGGGTGTGGCGCGTACGCTCACCGACCCTCGCTGGCGCCACACCAGCTAATTGGTACAAGGGGGACAGGTTACTTTGCACCAAATGAGTTGCGGTGAAATAGGGACTGAATTGCTGCTTAAAGGGTCAAAACAGTCCGTATTCCACCGCAACTTATGGGGTCGGGGGATTATCGGTGCCCTGCATCTTCATAAACTCAACGCTTACGAAGCGCATGCGTTTCGTGCTAGGCTGGTTCCACCACATAAGTAGTCGCAGACGCGCGTACCACGGGCGGGCGAGATGAAGTTCCAACAGCTCCATCTTGCCCGCCCGTTTTTGTTGCGTGGCGCCGCGGTACAACACAGAGAGGAATCTGCCCTTTATGCCTATCAACAAACGAGAGAGCCTGCTGTTCACCTTTATCATGTGCTTTTGCATGGTGCTCTGGATGAGCATCTACAACGTTGCCCTGCAGCACGGGGCCATCAACGGCGAGGTCGTTGCCACTGCGTGGCTCGGCTTCCCCGTTGCCTACATTTTTGCCATGTGCTGCGACTGGTTCGTCGCCAGCCCGCTCGCCAAGGGTTTCGCCTTTAAGTACTTGGTCACGCCGGGCAAGAGCTCGCCACTTGCCATGACGCTCGCCGTCAGCTCCTGCATGGTCGTTCCCATGGTCATCATCATGTCGCTGTACGGTGCCTGTGAGGGTCTGACGCACATGCCCGGCGGCATCCTTGCGAACCTGTATTCCGTGCCCGCGATCTGGATGATCAACATCCCGCATAATTTTGTGATGGCGCTGCCGTGGAACCTTTTGGTAGCCGGTCCGATTTCCCGCTTCGTCTTCCGTCGCGCCTTCCCTGTGGGGACGGTTTTCGAGGAGGAGCATGCCGAGCTCTTGGAGCAGGCTATGGCTCCTGAGTGCGAGTAGCTCGCTTAGGGATCTGCTGAGCGCGGGCGACTTGCTTGGTTGGAGCCCAAAGCGTGGATAGCTCTCTCGGCGACATCGCGGGCGTGAGCGGTGCGCATGACCGGAGGGCCCGTGCTGCTCCGTTGCCCGACGTGCT
Protein-coding regions in this window:
- the lysS gene encoding lysine--tRNA ligase, translating into MAENQNAADQASTLNDERATRLAKRAALFEAGQNPYPEHSELEDYVADIEAKYAELADGEDTEDVVKIAGRVVAKRGQGKIMFIVVRDATAEIQLFCRINDMDEAAWNTLKALDLGDILGVTGVVVRTQRGQLSVAPKSATLLSKAVRPLPEKFHGLSDKETRYRQRYVDLIANDDVRETFRKRSQILSTFRRFMESDGYMEVETPILQTIQGGATAKPFITHFNALDQECYLRIATELHLKRCIVGGFERVFEIGRIFRNEGMDLTHNPEFTTMEAYRAFSDLEGMKALAQGVIKAANKAIGNPEVIEYQGQTIDLSGEWASRPMTDIVSDVLGKQVTIDTPVEELAAAAREKGLEIKPEWTAGKIIAEIYDELGEDTIVNPTFVCDYPIEVSPLAKRFEDDPRLTHRFELVIAGHEYANAFSELNDPVDQAERFAAQMAEKAGGDDEAMEYDEDYVRALEYGMPPAGGIGIGIDRVVMLLTNQASIRDVLLFPHMKPEKGFQSGAAAAKAAEAGNAASPFVKSLKPTLDYSKIAVEPLFEEFVDFDTFSKSDFRAVKVKACEAVKKSKKLLNFTLDDGTGTDRTILSGIHEYYEPEDLVGKTLLAITNLPPRKMMGIPSCGMLISAVHEEEGEERLNLIQLDASIPAGAKMY
- a CDS encoding IS110 family transposase gives rise to the protein MLDTTTFVGLDVHARSIKAVSLDVMTGEVRCATFGYDAGAVAGWVRSVDPKARCVYESGVTGFDLQKRLSGLGVDCVVGAVSKMIKPSADRRRKNDRNDAEFLARMLSVGNVVEVWVPDDECEAARDLTRALEDARDDLSRSKQRLSKFLLRHGLVFDERTPTGRRKGNWTRAHWSWIESIRFAEGADNEALAYYVDAVRRAAEDKARLEGLVEAETRKPRWRKRVDSLRCLKGVDTATAADLVFEAGEFSRFRNARSFAAWVGLTPSEHSSGESDRRGAITKAGNKHLRKALVEAAWHYLTCSARPKEPARGQAPDPGARRHAAKGVRRLVERRGALLARGVHNNKANVATARELACWVWAVGLMAEEA
- a CDS encoding threonine/serine exporter family protein, producing MDDASECAIEEDMLDQFNYFDDEDEELIDRREPAPLDSFDLVDEEPDEDEGESAEPSQPSRLNSLLSRAPMHHGVRAGALHMKTDWHQIVTAGDELAVDAPLTDKSSIICRTGMLMLASGTGAWRVRDTMNRVAAVLGVTIHVDLSLLSFECTCIEDGHCFNEVVSLPTTGVNTHRIWMMESFLKEIETYGRRFTVHEYHEMLKTVESSKPDYAPWQQGLAAACACGAFVFLLGGGPIEMACAFVGAGVGNFARSHILKQGLGQFSALTTGVALACVSYLLALLGLGQVIPGAMSHQEGYIGAMLFVIPGFPLITAGLDIAKLDMRSGIERLSYAVSIIVMATLVGWMVAECVGLAPDDFAPLGLSPLALTLLRVVMSFVGVFGFSVMFNSPVKMAAAAGLIGAVSNTLRLTLVDAPTMIPFLGLSTGMPPEAAAFIGALVSGLLASLAEVKLTYPRIALTVPSIVIMVPGLYLYRSMYYMCTFDTVNMLGWFVRAVLIVAFLPVGLGVARTLTDPRWRHTS
- a CDS encoding DUF2798 domain-containing protein, translated to MPINKRESLLFTFIMCFCMVLWMSIYNVALQHGAINGEVVATAWLGFPVAYIFAMCCDWFVASPLAKGFAFKYLVTPGKSSPLAMTLAVSSCMVVPMVIIMSLYGACEGLTHMPGGILANLYSVPAIWMINIPHNFVMALPWNLLVAGPISRFVFRRAFPVGTVFEEEHAELLEQAMAPECE